AACTGCTATGACTAAACAGTATGGACTAATGTGCTTAAAAAGCCAAGCAATGTGTGGTAACGGATTGACCAAAACGTTTTTTTACCTTACGGAAACACCGTAACAAGCAAATTCCAAACAACACTTTATTATAAACAATATCAACCATTATGCAATTACTTACTAAAGATAGAGTTCGGGGGTCCAAGTAAGGATGTCTCAAAATGAAGAAGCAGTCGTAAAAAAGATACTCAAAGATTTTGTGTCCAATACCGTTCCGGAATATATTCTGGACGGCTCTCGCACTATTGTAAATTCCGGCGGAGTACAAAAGCTAGATTTAAAAAAACGTGAACGCTACTGGGATGTGGACTCTTCCATTCAAGGCGATGACTTTCAGATATACACATCCGAACTGGGACTGAATCTGGCTGAAGAAAATATAAACCATTACTGCAATTGCCCGGATTCTTATTCCGGCGTCTGTAGACATGTCGGTGCCGCAGCTTTAAAACTTTTGCTGACACTTGATTCCGAAGAAGAAAAAGCGGAATCAAGCAAGCAGGCTGACTGGCGTCAAAATTTCAGATCATTTTTTTCTACAGAACTTGAACCTGAAGCAGGTAAACATTATATAATTTATCGCATGTACCCTGAACCGGAACGGCTTCAGGTGTCATTTTTCAGAGCCAGACAAAATAAATCAGGACTTTCACAGGTTCAAAATGAAGTTGATCTCGAAAGCATCATTGCAAATCCGGAATGGAGCGAAACATCTCCCAACCTTCCGCTTGTAGCCGAACAGATCGGCCATTATCTTGACTACCGCGGACACAGAGTTGATATCCCGGCAGGCCTTCATGCCTGGTTTTTCAGAGCCGTAAAAGATGAATATTACATTTTCCTGCGCGACACGGACATTCCCATCCGTATCGAAAGCCGGACTATGCAGCTTAAATTATCTCCGCAGCTTGCAGAAGAAGGTCTCAGCTTTGATATTCTGCTTTCCGATGAAGGCAAACCTCCGTTTTCTATTATGGATGATGATGAGGTCTTCTTTTATGGCAGACTACCGCTATGGGTATATTGGAAGCATGGATTCTACCCTGTCCAGACAACTTTAGACCCTAAACTTGTACAGGAAATGAGGATTCAGAATCCTTCAATTCCACCCGGAGATATTCCTGAATTTCTTGATCGGGTATGGACACAGATTCCTGTTTCCGACCTTTATGATCACGAAGAATTTCTTGAAAAAATGCAACCGTTCTTTGTTCCGGCAGGCTTCAATCCGAAGCTTTACCTGAATGAAGAAGGTAGCCTGCTGACCATCAGGATCGATAATATATATGAGACTGAGCATGGTGAAGTCAGCATGCCCGAACCTAATCCTGATCTGCAAACCGGCAGTTATAAAGATGGAGAAAAATCTTATCTGGTTCGTCGCGCTCAGGATGAAGAGGCTATGCTTTTCTCTGAACTCAGAGATATGGGTTTCCAGCCGAGAAACAATTCTACATGGTTCATGGAACAGGAAGCTGCAATCACATTCCTGCTTGATTTCTATCCGCAGCTAGTTGAAGCCTACAGAATTTACGGTGAAAAAAACCTTACACGCTACAAAGTAAGATTAACCAAACCGCAAATAGTTGCTGAAATAGATACGGATGATGACAATAAATGGTTCAACCTCGATATTACTGTCGAGTATGACGACCAGCGTGTTCCTATCGATAAAATATGGGAAGCATGGAGTCAGGGTAAACGTTATGTACAGCTTAAAGACGGCTCATACACAAGTCTGCCTGAATCTTGGCTCAAAAAACTGAGCCACAAGCTTAAAGCTCTCGGGTATGATCCGGACCAGCCTCCAAGGGCTACGTATGAACAATACGAAACTCCGATTCTGGACAAAATTATTGAAGATCTTCCTGACACCAAAACTGATGAACAGTTTGTCAAACTAAGGGAAAAAATTCATAATTTCGAAGAGATAAAACAGCTTGAACCTCCTAAAGGTCTCGATGCGACATTGCGTCCATATCAGCTTCAGGGCTTAAGCTACTTGAATTTCCTGCGTGAATACCACTTCGGAGGAATTCTCGCGGATGAAATGGGACTTGGTAAAACCATTCAGACCCTTTCTTTCCTTCTTTCGCTTTATGAAAGAGATATAAAAGGACCGAATCTGATCATTGTTCCGACCTCAGTTCTTCCCAACTGGGAGCGTGAAGCTAAGAAATTCGTTCCTCAGCTTTCAGTCTTGACTATCTACGGGTCCAGACGTGAAGAACTGTTCAAACAGATCAGCACATCCAACATCGTAATTACGACGTACGCATTACTGCGCAGAGATCTTGAAGAACTGCTCAAGCGGGAATACACATCTGTAATTCTCGACGAAGCACAGAACATTAAAAATCCGAATACCATTACCGCAAAATCTGTGCGTCAGTTAAAATCTGACATGAGACTCTGCCTTTCCGGTACTCCGATTGAAAATAATCTATTTGAACTATGGTCCCTGTTCGA
The nucleotide sequence above comes from Maridesulfovibrio ferrireducens. Encoded proteins:
- a CDS encoding DEAD/DEAH box helicase, translated to MSQNEEAVVKKILKDFVSNTVPEYILDGSRTIVNSGGVQKLDLKKRERYWDVDSSIQGDDFQIYTSELGLNLAEENINHYCNCPDSYSGVCRHVGAAALKLLLTLDSEEEKAESSKQADWRQNFRSFFSTELEPEAGKHYIIYRMYPEPERLQVSFFRARQNKSGLSQVQNEVDLESIIANPEWSETSPNLPLVAEQIGHYLDYRGHRVDIPAGLHAWFFRAVKDEYYIFLRDTDIPIRIESRTMQLKLSPQLAEEGLSFDILLSDEGKPPFSIMDDDEVFFYGRLPLWVYWKHGFYPVQTTLDPKLVQEMRIQNPSIPPGDIPEFLDRVWTQIPVSDLYDHEEFLEKMQPFFVPAGFNPKLYLNEEGSLLTIRIDNIYETEHGEVSMPEPNPDLQTGSYKDGEKSYLVRRAQDEEAMLFSELRDMGFQPRNNSTWFMEQEAAITFLLDFYPQLVEAYRIYGEKNLTRYKVRLTKPQIVAEIDTDDDNKWFNLDITVEYDDQRVPIDKIWEAWSQGKRYVQLKDGSYTSLPESWLKKLSHKLKALGYDPDQPPRATYEQYETPILDKIIEDLPDTKTDEQFVKLREKIHNFEEIKQLEPPKGLDATLRPYQLQGLSYLNFLREYHFGGILADEMGLGKTIQTLSFLLSLYERDIKGPNLIIVPTSVLPNWEREAKKFVPQLSVLTIYGSRREELFKQISTSNIVITTYALLRRDLEELLKREYTSVILDEAQNIKNPNTITAKSVRQLKSDMRLCLSGTPIENNLFELWSLFEFLMPGFLSSQHAFQRGIIKPIKDGDEEALDYLRTRVKPFILRRTKSEVAKDLPPKIETVHYCDLIEEQRDLYNALAKRLRDQVLKDVDQKGMAKSQMSILDALLKLRQICCHPRLLKLDMPGFSTNLPSGKFDAFKDLIFDIVEGGHKVLVFSQFVQMLHIIRSWLTIKEIPFTYLDGSSKDRFEQVDKFNDTPEIPIFLISLKAGGTGLNLTSADYVIHYDPWWNPAVENQATDRTHRIGQKRQVFAYKLICQNTVEEKILKLQEMKKSVADAIIPGQSALKSLTRDDLEMLFEI